The following are encoded in a window of Mycobacterium decipiens genomic DNA:
- a CDS encoding MCE family protein, which produces MTWGIPGVPRSRLAIVTGIILVGLLLSSTAFVVRQTFFRPKTITAYFATTTAIYPGDDVRVSGVKVGSIAALKPEGKQVRMIMHVDNDVLIPADAKAVIVAQNLVAARYVQLAPAYRTSGPVMPDGAVIPIERTAAPVEWDEVKTQLMRLATDLGPNGQVSTPSVARFIDSAANALEGNGDKLRQALAQLSGVGRILANGSGNIVDIIKGLQTFVTALRDSNTQIVQFNDRLATLTSVVNDSRSDLDAALTDLAEVVSEVRRFIAETRDPAAEQIQRLANITQNLVDHHMALENILHVAPNALANFYNDYDADTGTIIGGFGLINEANPVFSGAIFPVPIPGCSVTGSLENITAVESAKLCSLFIGPGLRLLNYNHLPIPINPFLNPSFRPENIVYTEPRLAPGGEGPKPGPPEIPPAVSAYTGLPGDPVGPPGAVPPARIPGAAMPLPPAPTTPMESPAPAPGLPGVLLPAEGPSP; this is translated from the coding sequence GTGACTTGGGGGATTCCGGGGGTTCCGCGCAGCCGGCTTGCGATCGTCACCGGGATCATCTTGGTGGGACTATTGCTCTCTTCGACGGCATTCGTTGTCCGGCAGACGTTCTTCCGCCCGAAGACAATCACCGCCTACTTCGCCACTACCACCGCGATCTACCCGGGCGACGATGTGCGGGTCTCGGGCGTCAAGGTCGGCAGCATCGCTGCCCTGAAACCGGAGGGGAAGCAGGTCAGGATGATCATGCACGTCGACAACGACGTGCTCATTCCGGCGGACGCGAAAGCGGTGATTGTCGCCCAGAATCTGGTCGCTGCCCGATACGTCCAGCTCGCCCCGGCGTACCGGACGAGTGGCCCGGTCATGCCGGACGGCGCGGTGATACCGATCGAGCGGACGGCGGCACCCGTCGAGTGGGACGAGGTTAAGACCCAATTGATGCGGCTGGCAACGGATCTGGGTCCGAACGGTCAGGTGTCGACGCCTTCGGTAGCCCGCTTCATCGACAGCGCTGCCAACGCACTTGAGGGCAACGGCGACAAGCTGCGGCAGGCGCTGGCTCAGCTGTCGGGGGTGGGGCGGATCCTCGCGAACGGCAGCGGGAACATCGTCGACATCATCAAAGGACTGCAGACCTTCGTCACCGCGCTGCGCGACAGCAACACTCAGATCGTGCAGTTCAACGATCGGCTCGCCACGCTCACCAGCGTGGTCAACGACAGCAGGTCGGACCTGGACGCGGCGCTGACGGATCTAGCCGAGGTGGTCTCGGAGGTGCGGCGATTCATCGCCGAGACCCGCGACCCGGCGGCCGAGCAGATTCAGCGGTTGGCCAATATCACTCAGAACCTCGTCGATCACCACATGGCCCTGGAGAACATTCTGCACGTCGCGCCGAACGCGCTCGCGAACTTCTACAACGACTATGACGCTGACACCGGTACCATCATCGGCGGGTTCGGGTTGATCAACGAGGCGAATCCCGTATTTTCGGGTGCTATCTTTCCGGTTCCAATACCCGGCTGCTCGGTGACCGGCAGCCTCGAGAACATTACTGCCGTCGAATCGGCCAAGCTGTGTTCCTTGTTTATCGGCCCGGGATTGCGGCTGCTCAACTACAACCATCTGCCGATTCCCATCAACCCATTCCTGAACCCGTCGTTCCGCCCGGAGAACATCGTCTATACCGAGCCGCGCCTGGCGCCGGGCGGCGAAGGTCCCAAACCCGGGCCTCCCGAGATCCCGCCCGCTGTGTCCGCGTATACCGGCCTGCCGGGTGATCCCGTGGGACCGCCGGGGGCGGTGCCGCCGGCGCGGATACCGGGCGCAGCGATGCCATTGCCGCCGGCGCCGACGACACCGATGGAATCGCCCGCGCCCGCTCCGGGCCTACCGGGCGTGCTGTTGCCAGCCGAAGGCCCGAGTCCATGA
- a CDS encoding MCE family protein, translating into MLKYRGRSLTRAGFIGVVLVVLVILVGLSPDRLLSLATAVRYQALFSEAGGIAVGNAVTVSGIKVGKVSDISLHNGDVLVTFTVKSNIALGTDSAAHIRTGTLLGERVLTLESAGSGAMRSMDVIPISRTSSPYSLTDAVGDLTTYASETDTAALNHSLDTLSATLDQIAPQLGPAFDGVTRLSRSLNSRNESLAQLLKSAADVTGILSERSQQVNALILNADDLLEVLVARRQEIVELLANTSAVAKQLKGLVNDNESELAPTLERLNSVAAMLERNRDNIGKALPALAKYQITLGEAVSAGFYYQAFVPNLTIGNLFQPFLDYLWGFRTFDTARGPGFPSTVPRSLVPFPYNAIPPCPGCTLGGRIGGSQ; encoded by the coding sequence ATGTTGAAGTATCGCGGGCGTAGCCTTACTCGGGCCGGGTTCATCGGCGTTGTCCTGGTTGTGCTGGTCATCCTGGTGGGACTTTCGCCTGACCGGTTGTTGTCGTTGGCGACGGCGGTCCGGTACCAGGCGCTGTTTTCCGAAGCCGGCGGGATTGCCGTCGGCAACGCCGTAACGGTGTCGGGGATCAAAGTCGGCAAGGTATCGGATATTTCGCTGCACAATGGCGATGTCTTGGTGACCTTCACCGTCAAGTCGAACATTGCGCTGGGGACGGATAGCGCCGCGCACATCAGGACCGGTACGCTGCTGGGCGAGCGGGTGCTGACCTTGGAGTCGGCCGGCAGCGGGGCGATGCGTTCGATGGATGTCATCCCGATCTCTCGCACGTCCTCGCCCTACTCGTTGACGGACGCCGTCGGCGATCTCACCACCTACGCTTCCGAGACCGACACGGCGGCGCTCAACCATTCGCTGGACACGCTCTCGGCGACGCTCGACCAGATCGCGCCGCAATTGGGGCCGGCCTTCGACGGGGTGACCCGGTTGTCACGAAGTCTCAACAGCCGCAACGAATCACTGGCGCAGCTTCTGAAAAGTGCCGCCGACGTCACCGGGATCCTGTCGGAACGCAGCCAGCAAGTTAATGCGCTCATCCTCAATGCCGACGATCTGCTCGAAGTATTGGTGGCGCGCCGCCAGGAGATCGTCGAGCTACTGGCCAACACCTCGGCGGTGGCCAAGCAGCTGAAGGGATTGGTGAACGACAACGAAAGCGAGTTGGCGCCGACGCTGGAGAGGCTGAATTCGGTGGCCGCGATGCTGGAAAGGAACCGCGACAACATCGGAAAGGCGCTGCCGGCTCTCGCGAAGTATCAGATCACGCTGGGCGAAGCGGTCTCCGCCGGCTTCTACTACCAAGCGTTTGTCCCAAATCTTACTATCGGGAACCTCTTCCAGCCGTTCCTGGACTACCTCTGGGGATTCCGGACCTTTGACACTGCTCGCGGTCCTGGCTTCCCTTCGACCGTACCGCGATCGTTGGTCCCGTTCCCGTACAACGCCATTCCGCCGTGCCCGGGCTGTACGTTGGGCGGAAGGATCGGAGGATCGCAGTGA
- a CDS encoding MCE family protein — MRRGPIIKFAAFAVVMLVLTAFLFFIFGQYRTGATNGYSAVFTDVSRLKTGQTVRVAGIRVGTVTGVELQPDKKVVVKFDADRNIVLTEGTKAAVRYLNLVGDRYLELVDGPGSTKRLAPGGQIPVGRTSPALDLDLLLGGLKPVIQGLNPQDVNALTSSLIQVFQGQGATLQSLLSKTSSFSDALANNDQTVQQLIDNLNAVLRTLSKDGGKFSTTIDRLERLVTGLSGDRDTIGAAIEALDNGTASLADLLGQARPALAGTVDQLSRLAPLLDQDKDKLEAALGKAPENYRKLVRLGTMGSTIPYYVCGLWLRGTDLNGQTVVAPWFRSDAGRCAEP, encoded by the coding sequence ATGAGGCGGGGGCCGATCATCAAGTTCGCGGCCTTCGCGGTCGTGATGTTGGTGCTGACCGCGTTTCTGTTCTTCATCTTCGGCCAGTACCGCACCGGTGCGACGAATGGGTACTCGGCGGTGTTCACCGATGTATCGCGGCTCAAGACCGGACAGACGGTGCGAGTCGCCGGTATCCGGGTGGGCACGGTCACCGGCGTCGAACTGCAACCCGACAAGAAGGTCGTGGTGAAATTCGACGCCGACCGCAACATTGTGCTCACTGAGGGCACCAAAGCGGCGGTTCGGTACCTCAATTTGGTCGGCGATCGCTATCTGGAGCTCGTCGACGGCCCCGGATCGACCAAACGGCTGGCGCCGGGCGGGCAGATTCCGGTCGGCCGCACCTCACCGGCGCTTGACCTCGACCTCCTGCTTGGCGGACTGAAACCCGTTATCCAGGGCCTGAACCCGCAGGATGTCAACGCGCTCACCTCGTCGCTCATCCAGGTCTTCCAAGGACAGGGCGCAACGCTGCAGTCGTTGTTGTCGAAGACGTCGTCCTTCTCGGATGCGTTGGCCAACAACGACCAAACGGTCCAGCAACTGATCGACAACCTCAATGCGGTGCTGAGGACACTGTCCAAGGACGGCGGCAAGTTCTCCACTACGATCGATCGGCTGGAGCGCCTTGTCACCGGGCTGTCGGGAGACCGCGACACCATCGGTGCCGCTATCGAGGCCCTGGACAACGGAACCGCCTCATTGGCGGATCTGCTGGGCCAGGCGCGACCGGCGCTGGCCGGCACGGTGGATCAGCTGAGCCGGCTGGCGCCCCTGCTCGATCAGGACAAGGACAAACTCGAAGCTGCGCTGGGGAAGGCGCCGGAGAACTACCGCAAGCTGGTGCGACTTGGCACCATGGGCTCCACCATCCCGTACTACGTCTGCGGTCTGTGGCTGCGCGGTACGGACCTGAATGGCCAGACGGTGGTAGCCCCCTGGTTTAGGTCAGATGCAGGGAGGTGCGCTGAACCCTGA
- a CDS encoding MCE family protein — MTHRIPPPGGPRAGPPRTEATGGGQARAVTRRQPTPGYVRPLAGLATIVLIAGVFAVAIALFSGGFTESVPVTVLSPRAGLVMNPDAKVKMRGVQVGKVASIESLPNGEAALHLAIDPAQMHFIPSNVLVNIASTTVFGAKSVEFVPPADPSPLPLHAGQVIDGKHQHVTVEINTVFQQLTSVLAKIDPAKLNETLGAIASAFSGRGAKIGQALSDLDSFLATLQPSLDALSHDIAATRVVANAYADAAPDLIRTIDNASRISQSIVDEQRNLDALLISVIGLADIGNDVLRTNRKPLTDVLHLLVPTTDLTNEYNEALTCGLGGLVTMTHFPPLAEPGIWLSASLVWGAERYRYPTHLPKVAATGGPQCLDLPKIPFNKIEPFVVADVGANPTQYGNQQLLINSDALKQLLYGPIAGPPRNSAQIGEPG; from the coding sequence GTGACGCATAGGATCCCGCCGCCCGGCGGCCCAAGGGCCGGGCCGCCCAGGACCGAAGCCACCGGTGGGGGCCAGGCGCGGGCGGTCACCCGTCGCCAACCCACTCCCGGCTATGTGCGGCCTCTGGCCGGCCTGGCGACCATTGTGCTGATTGCCGGAGTCTTCGCGGTCGCGATTGCGTTGTTCAGTGGCGGATTCACCGAAAGCGTTCCGGTTACCGTATTGTCCCCGCGTGCCGGTCTGGTGATGAACCCGGACGCCAAGGTGAAGATGCGCGGCGTGCAGGTTGGCAAGGTCGCGTCGATCGAGTCGCTGCCGAACGGCGAAGCCGCGCTTCATCTTGCGATCGATCCCGCCCAGATGCACTTCATTCCGTCGAATGTGCTGGTAAACATCGCGTCTACAACGGTTTTCGGTGCGAAGTCCGTGGAGTTCGTGCCGCCCGCCGATCCCTCACCGCTGCCGCTGCACGCGGGCCAGGTGATCGACGGCAAACACCAACACGTCACAGTCGAGATCAACACCGTGTTCCAGCAACTCACGTCGGTGTTGGCGAAGATCGATCCCGCAAAACTCAACGAAACCTTGGGCGCGATAGCCTCGGCGTTCAGCGGCAGGGGCGCAAAGATCGGCCAGGCGCTGAGCGATCTGGATTCGTTTCTCGCGACGCTTCAGCCCAGTCTTGACGCACTGAGCCACGACATCGCGGCCACTCGAGTGGTGGCCAACGCCTACGCCGATGCCGCCCCGGATCTCATCAGGACGATCGACAACGCGAGCCGAATCAGCCAATCGATTGTCGACGAGCAGAGAAACCTGGATGCGTTGTTAATCAGCGTGATCGGTTTGGCCGACATTGGCAACGACGTGCTGCGCACCAACCGCAAACCACTCACCGATGTGCTGCATCTGCTGGTGCCGACCACGGATCTGACCAACGAGTACAACGAAGCGTTGACCTGCGGCCTCGGTGGGCTCGTAACGATGACTCATTTTCCGCCGCTGGCGGAACCGGGTATCTGGCTATCGGCGAGTTTGGTATGGGGTGCCGAACGCTATCGATACCCGACGCACCTGCCCAAGGTCGCGGCAACGGGCGGACCGCAGTGCCTGGACCTTCCGAAGATCCCCTTCAACAAGATTGAACCGTTTGTCGTCGCGGATGTCGGTGCCAACCCGACGCAGTACGGAAACCAGCAGCTACTCATCAACTCCGACGCCCTCAAGCAGTTGCTGTATGGGCCGATCGCTGGCCCGCCACGCAACTCCGCTCAGATCGGAGAACCCGGATGA
- a CDS encoding MlaE family ABC transporter permease, giving the protein MALRAVYPRLTRNLERPVATLGRIGDHTLFYGRALAGAPFAVVHYRREVIRLIAEISMGAGTLAMIGGTVVIVGFLTLAAGGTLAVQGYSSLGNIGIEALTGFLAAFINVRISAPVVAGIGLAATFGAGVTAQLGAMRINEEVDALESMAIRPISYLVSTRIVAGMMAITPLYSIAVILSFLASQFVTVMLFGQSGGLYNHYFDTFLNPIDLLWSFLQAVLMAITILLIHTYYGYFASGGPSGVGLAVGNAVRTSLVVVVSVTLLVSLSIYGSNGNFNLAG; this is encoded by the coding sequence GTGGCACTGCGAGCCGTCTACCCGCGACTTACCCGGAACCTCGAGAGGCCGGTCGCCACCCTGGGCCGAATCGGAGACCACACTTTGTTCTATGGCAGAGCGCTCGCCGGGGCACCGTTCGCGGTTGTCCATTACCGGCGCGAGGTCATTCGTCTCATCGCCGAAATCAGCATGGGCGCAGGGACTTTAGCGATGATCGGCGGCACCGTCGTGATCGTCGGCTTTCTGACGTTGGCGGCCGGTGGCACGCTTGCCGTGCAAGGGTACAGCTCGCTGGGCAATATCGGCATCGAAGCGCTGACCGGGTTCTTGGCGGCATTCATCAATGTCCGGATCTCGGCACCGGTGGTAGCCGGCATCGGGTTGGCGGCGACCTTTGGTGCCGGCGTCACCGCGCAGCTGGGCGCGATGCGGATCAACGAAGAGGTCGACGCGCTGGAAAGCATGGCGATTCGACCGATTTCATACTTGGTGAGTACCCGGATCGTCGCCGGGATGATGGCGATTACCCCGCTTTACAGCATCGCCGTCATCTTGTCGTTCCTGGCAAGCCAATTCGTCACAGTGATGCTGTTCGGGCAGTCGGGCGGCTTGTACAACCATTACTTCGACACGTTCCTGAACCCGATCGACTTGCTGTGGTCCTTCCTGCAGGCGGTCCTGATGGCGATCACCATCCTGCTGATCCACACGTACTACGGGTATTTCGCCTCCGGTGGCCCGTCCGGTGTCGGCCTAGCAGTGGGCAATGCAGTGCGTACCTCACTCGTTGTCGTGGTGTCGGTGACGCTGCTGGTGTCGTTGTCAATCTACGGTTCCAACGGAAACTTCAACCTCGCTGGCTAA